From a region of the uncultured Draconibacterium sp. genome:
- a CDS encoding phosphoglycerate kinase, with protein sequence MQTISSYDFKGKRALIRVDFNVPLNDKFEITDDTRMRAALPTIKKIIEGGGSPIIMSHLGRPKNGPEEKFSLKPLVNHLSELLGGATVKIAPDCIGEEVKAMAENVKPGEVLILENLRFYKEETAGDEEFAAKLAENGDCWVNDAFGTAHRAHASTAVIAKFFPNDKMFGFLIESEVKSLDKVVKAPQRPLTAIMGGAKVSSKITIIENLLDKVDNLILGGGMKFTFVKAHGGKVGSSICEDDFLETALNIEKLAKEKGVNLYMASDVLAADAFSNDANTKVLPIGEIPDGWMGLDAGPDAIESFKKVIEKSGTILWNGPIGVFEMEAFAEGTRAVGEAVVEATKKGAFSLVGGGDSVAAVNQLGFADGVSYISTAGGALLEYLEGKTLPGVAAVRGE encoded by the coding sequence ATGCAAACTATTAGCAGCTATGACTTTAAAGGAAAAAGAGCTCTTATTCGCGTTGATTTCAACGTGCCTTTAAACGACAAATTCGAGATTACCGACGATACACGTATGCGTGCCGCGCTTCCAACAATTAAAAAAATTATTGAAGGTGGTGGTTCGCCAATCATCATGTCGCACCTTGGTCGTCCGAAAAATGGTCCTGAAGAAAAATTCTCGCTAAAACCATTGGTAAATCACCTGAGCGAACTGCTTGGTGGTGCTACTGTAAAAATCGCTCCTGACTGTATTGGCGAAGAAGTAAAAGCCATGGCAGAGAATGTAAAACCGGGAGAAGTGCTGATTCTTGAAAACCTGCGTTTTTACAAAGAAGAAACTGCCGGCGACGAAGAATTTGCTGCTAAATTAGCTGAAAACGGCGACTGCTGGGTGAACGATGCTTTTGGTACAGCTCACCGTGCACACGCTTCAACAGCTGTAATCGCTAAGTTTTTCCCGAACGACAAAATGTTTGGATTCTTGATTGAGAGTGAAGTAAAAAGCCTTGACAAAGTAGTAAAAGCACCACAGCGTCCGCTTACTGCAATTATGGGTGGAGCTAAAGTTTCGTCAAAAATTACCATTATCGAAAACCTGCTCGACAAAGTAGACAACCTGATTTTGGGTGGTGGAATGAAATTTACTTTTGTGAAAGCTCACGGTGGTAAAGTAGGTAGCTCAATTTGCGAAGACGACTTCCTGGAAACAGCATTGAATATTGAAAAGCTGGCAAAAGAAAAAGGCGTAAACCTTTACATGGCAAGCGATGTTCTTGCTGCCGATGCATTTAGCAACGATGCTAACACGAAGGTTCTTCCTATTGGCGAAATTCCTGATGGATGGATGGGACTGGATGCAGGTCCTGATGCCATTGAAAGCTTTAAGAAGGTTATCGAAAAATCAGGAACGATTCTTTGGAATGGTCCGATTGGTGTTTTCGAAATGGAAGCTTTTGCTGAAGGAACAAGAGCAGTTGGTGAAGCCGTTGTTGAAGCAACAAAAAAAGGTGCATTCTCGCTTGTTGGTGGTGGCGACTCGGTAGCTGCGGTTAATCAACTGGGATTTGCCGATGGCGTTTCTTACATCTCAACTGCAGGTGGCGCACTGTTGGAATACCTCGAAGGAAAAACGCTTCCTGGTGTTGCTGCTGTTCGTGGCGAATAA
- a CDS encoding DUF2892 domain-containing protein produces the protein MKANVGSIDRLLRIIVGLIIAIIGVIFDSWWGLIGIIPLATGLFRFCPMYFPLKISTTGKDE, from the coding sequence ATGAAAGCTAACGTAGGATCAATTGACAGACTATTACGAATAATTGTTGGATTGATAATTGCTATTATCGGGGTTATTTTCGACAGCTGGTGGGGCTTGATTGGCATCATTCCATTGGCAACCGGACTTTTTAGGTTTTGTCCGATGTATTTCCCGCTTAAAATTTCTACTACAGGAAAGGATGAATAA